The proteins below are encoded in one region of Castor canadensis chromosome 6, mCasCan1.hap1v2, whole genome shotgun sequence:
- the LOC141424115 gene encoding uncharacterized protein: MKYSADVLEITACVILILVSFVGNMCLFYSTRKCITGRLQTSFLLIFSLILVHLIKNLVVNVMKIVYSSGIMLDTAGCKVLRFTAALTTSLAIWFMLHFALLYHRKLYRIVYTLSEAANLDQQKHPLMGISALWGAGVAVYIPVLIYTRKPEYLNAGNDTDSLPTNRIYVDCLIDFGDKQVEFYYGKIFLVLIDSLPLAILVFVCFWMSFLLTEKKKMTYGDIWIGDDDSETEILRGAKFSVLLMFLITPLWISHFILVYFFKDLAAQVFIPAVLTALSSGFSALSPFLLMLVNYKMKLVSLCGAKEEKSTPQPANVILSPYA; this comes from the coding sequence ATGAAGTACTCTGCAGACGTGCTTGAGATCACCGCTTGTGTCATTCTAATCCTTGTGAGCTTTGTGGGAaacatgtgtttattttattctacGAGGAAGTGTATCACTGGGCGTTTACAAACATCATTTCTTCTAATTTTCAGTCTTATACTTGTCCACCTTATTAAAAACTTGGTAGTGAACGTCATGAAAATTGTTTATTCTTCTGGTATCATGTTGGATACAGCTGGCTGCAAAGTTTTGCGCTTCACAGCAGCCCTGACAACTTCACTGGCCATCTGGTTCATGTTACACTTTGCATTGCTTTACCATCGGAAGCTTTACCGAATTGTCTACACCTTGAGTGAGGCTGCAAACCTGGACCAACAAAAACATCCCTTGATGGGGATTTCTGCACTTTGGGGTGCTGGTGTGGCTGTGTACATCCCAGTTTTAATTTATACTAGAAAGCCAGAATACCTGAATGCAGGAAATGATACAGACTCCTTGCCTACTAACAGGATTTACGTGGATTGCTTAATTGACTTTGGAGACAAGCAGGTAGAATTTTActatgggaaaatatttttagttctGATTGATAGTCTCCCTTTAGCCATCTTAGTCTTTGTCTGTTTCTGGATGTCTTTCCTCctcacagagaaaaagaagatgacATATGGCGACATCTGGATTGGAGATGATGATTCAGAAACTGAAATCCTTAGAggggccaagttcagtgttttgtTAATGTTCCTGATCACCCCACTTTGGATTTCTCACTTTATCTTAGTCTATTTCTTCAAAGACTTGGCAGCACAGGTCTTCATCCCAGCTGTTCTCACAGCCCTTTCTTCAGGCTTCTCTGCTCTCAGTCCTTTCCTGCTCATGTTGGTTAATTACAAGATGAAGCTGGTGTCCCTTTGTGGTGCTAAAGAGGAAAAATCCACACCACAGCCTGCAAATGTTATTCTTTCTCCATATGCATAA